A part of Candidatus Deferrimicrobium borealis genomic DNA contains:
- the rho gene encoding transcription termination factor Rho, which translates to MNLKELKGMRIGDLTEIARKMNVDGAAGLKKQELIFAILQSQTDQEVIVSGEGVLEVLPDGYGFLRAPDSNYLPGPDDIYVSPSQIRRFGLRTGDTVSGQIRAPKGDERYFALLKVEKVNYEDPEISKDKILFDNLTPLYPQEKFTMEYVHDNYATRIIDLIAPIGKGQRALITSPPRAGKTVILQNIANGLTKNHPEAVLIVLLIDERPEEVTDMQRSVVGEVISSTFDEPAQRHVQVAEMVLEKAKRLVEHKKDVVILLDSITRLARAYNAVVPPSGKVLSGGVDANALQKPKRFFGAARNIEEGGSLTIIATALIETGSRMDEVIFEEFKGTGNNELVLDRKIAEKRIFPAIDINKSGTRKEELLLEKNLLQRVWILRKFLSPLSPAESMEFLLDKISKTKTNKEFIESMNA; encoded by the coding sequence ATGAACCTGAAAGAGTTGAAAGGAATGCGGATCGGCGATCTGACCGAGATCGCCAGGAAGATGAACGTCGACGGGGCCGCCGGCCTGAAAAAGCAGGAACTCATCTTCGCCATCCTCCAGTCCCAGACCGACCAGGAGGTGATCGTCTCCGGAGAGGGGGTCCTCGAGGTCCTCCCCGACGGCTACGGGTTCCTCCGCGCCCCCGACTCCAACTACCTTCCGGGTCCCGACGACATCTACGTCTCTCCCTCGCAGATCCGCCGCTTCGGCCTGCGCACGGGGGACACCGTCAGCGGACAGATCCGGGCGCCCAAAGGGGACGAGCGGTACTTCGCCCTCCTGAAGGTCGAGAAGGTCAACTACGAAGACCCCGAAATCAGCAAGGACAAGATCCTCTTCGACAACCTGACGCCCCTCTACCCGCAGGAAAAGTTCACGATGGAATACGTGCACGACAACTACGCCACCCGGATCATCGACCTCATCGCGCCGATCGGCAAGGGGCAGCGCGCGCTGATCACCTCCCCGCCGCGGGCGGGAAAAACGGTCATCCTCCAGAATATCGCGAACGGCCTCACCAAGAACCACCCCGAGGCGGTCCTGATCGTGCTGCTCATCGACGAGCGGCCCGAGGAAGTGACCGACATGCAGCGCAGCGTCGTGGGCGAAGTCATCTCCTCCACGTTCGACGAGCCGGCGCAGCGCCACGTCCAGGTGGCGGAGATGGTCCTCGAGAAGGCGAAGCGCCTGGTGGAGCACAAGAAGGACGTGGTCATCCTCCTCGACAGCATCACGCGGCTGGCGCGGGCCTACAACGCCGTCGTCCCCCCGTCGGGAAAGGTCCTCTCCGGCGGCGTCGACGCCAACGCCCTCCAGAAGCCGAAGCGGTTCTTCGGGGCGGCCCGGAACATCGAGGAAGGGGGATCGCTGACCATCATCGCGACGGCTCTCATCGAGACCGGCAGCCGGATGGACGAGGTGATCTTCGAGGAGTTCAAGGGAACCGGCAACAACGAACTCGTCCTGGACCGGAAGATCGCCGAGAAGCGGATCTTCCCGGCCATCGACATCAACAAGTCCGGCACGCGGAAGGAGGAGCTTCTCCTCGAGAAGAACCTTCTCCAGCGCGTCTGGATCCTGCGGAAGTTCCTCTCCCCCCTGTCGCCGGCGGAGAGCATGGAGTTCCTCCTGGACAAGATCTCCAAGACCAAGACGAACAAGGAGTTCATCGAATCGATGAACGCCTGA
- the rpmE gene encoding 50S ribosomal protein L31, which yields MRENIHPKYVATTVKCACGNTFETKSVSEEIKVAICSNCHPFFTGKQKLIDTAGRIEKFEKKYGKGAKA from the coding sequence ATGAGGGAAAACATTCACCCGAAGTACGTCGCAACGACCGTGAAGTGCGCCTGCGGGAACACCTTCGAGACGAAGTCGGTCTCCGAGGAGATCAAGGTGGCCATCTGCTCCAACTGCCACCCGTTCTTCACGGGCAAGCAGAAGCTGATCGACACCGCGGGACGGATCGAGAAGTTCGAGAAGAAGTACGGCAAGGGGGCGAAGGCCTAG
- the thyX gene encoding FAD-dependent thymidylate synthase, with protein MNVSLLTCTPDPERVVALAARLCYSPASIGELREEISRRDARNLIRRVLSMGHASVLEHVTLTYGVEGISRAASHQLVRHRIASYSQQSQRYVAAKFGYVTPPTVAASPGLLVEYERHMAAGSRLYGKLMQAGVPPEDARFALPNATETKILITMNARELHHFFSLRTCRRAQWEIREMAKHMLSAARERAPLLFETAGPGCVRGRCPEGKMSCGKPSEVRREIATLGKGVGA; from the coding sequence GTGAACGTCTCGCTGCTCACGTGCACCCCCGATCCGGAGCGCGTCGTCGCGCTCGCGGCGCGGCTGTGCTACTCCCCCGCGTCGATCGGTGAACTCCGGGAGGAGATCTCCCGGCGCGACGCGAGGAATCTCATCCGCCGGGTCCTCTCGATGGGGCATGCCTCCGTCCTCGAGCACGTGACCCTCACCTACGGCGTCGAGGGGATCTCCCGCGCCGCCTCGCACCAGCTGGTCCGCCACCGCATCGCCTCGTATTCCCAGCAGAGCCAGCGGTACGTCGCCGCGAAGTTCGGGTACGTCACTCCCCCGACCGTCGCGGCTTCCCCCGGCCTGTTGGTCGAGTATGAGCGCCACATGGCCGCCGGTTCCCGTCTCTACGGGAAATTGATGCAGGCCGGCGTCCCGCCGGAGGACGCGCGCTTCGCCCTTCCCAACGCGACGGAAACGAAGATCCTGATCACGATGAACGCGCGTGAACTGCACCATTTCTTCTCCCTGCGCACGTGCCGCAGGGCGCAGTGGGAGATCCGCGAGATGGCGAAGCATATGCTCTCGGCCGCGAGGGAGCGGGCGCCGCTGCTGTTCGAGACGGCGGGTCCCGGCTGCGTCCGGGGCCGGTGCCCTGAAGGAAAGATGAGCTGCGGCAAGCCGTCGGAAGTCCGCCGGGAGATCGCGACCCTCGGGAAGGGGGTCGGCGCCTGA
- a CDS encoding DUF1385 domain-containing protein: protein MPPEPAELVLGGQAVIEGVMMKGPLAYAVAVRKASGEIRVRDFPLVESAARKRIAKIPLVRGVVTMAAMLAIGYRALEYSADEAMEDAEGASAEAKDAGARAKSGGWAMAGAMAMALLLGVGLFFLLPLYATHLLAGLVPALRGSIAFNLADGAIRVLVFVMYIVGITRMKDIRRVFEYHGAEHKVINAYEAKADLSPETVLAYPRLHPRCGTSFLLFVMVISILVFSLIPRESSLLAKALLRLPLIPAIAGISYEVLRLSAKKSRSPWFRALVAPGLWLQRLTTREPDLPQVEVAIASFRRVSGSPGVEVSLVG, encoded by the coding sequence ATGCCCCCGGAACCCGCGGAACTCGTCCTCGGCGGCCAGGCGGTCATCGAGGGCGTGATGATGAAGGGTCCGCTGGCGTACGCGGTCGCGGTGCGGAAGGCGAGCGGGGAGATCCGCGTCCGGGACTTCCCCCTCGTGGAATCGGCCGCGAGGAAGCGGATCGCGAAGATCCCCCTGGTGCGCGGGGTGGTGACGATGGCGGCGATGCTGGCGATCGGGTATCGCGCCCTGGAATACTCGGCGGACGAGGCGATGGAGGACGCGGAGGGCGCTTCGGCCGAAGCGAAAGATGCGGGGGCACGTGCGAAGTCCGGGGGGTGGGCCATGGCGGGCGCCATGGCGATGGCGCTCCTCCTGGGGGTCGGCCTCTTTTTCCTGCTCCCGCTCTACGCGACCCATCTTCTGGCCGGGCTGGTCCCCGCCCTCCGGGGGTCGATCGCCTTCAACCTCGCGGACGGGGCGATCCGGGTGCTGGTCTTCGTCATGTACATCGTCGGGATCACGCGGATGAAGGACATCCGGAGGGTCTTCGAGTACCACGGCGCGGAGCACAAGGTGATCAACGCCTACGAGGCGAAGGCGGATCTCTCTCCCGAAACGGTGCTGGCCTACCCGCGCCTGCACCCGCGGTGCGGCACAAGCTTCCTCCTGTTCGTCATGGTGATCAGCATCCTCGTCTTCTCCCTCATCCCGAGGGAGAGCTCCCTGCTGGCGAAGGCGCTCCTGCGGCTCCCGCTGATCCCCGCGATCGCGGGGATCTCCTACGAGGTGCTGCGGCTGTCGGCGAAAAAGAGCCGGTCTCCCTGGTTCCGGGCGCTCGTAGCCCCGGGGCTGTGGCTGCAGCGGCTGACCACCCGGGAGCCGGACCTGCCCCAGGTCGAGGTTGCGATCGCGTCGTTCCGGCGCGTGTCGGGGTCGCCGGGGGTGGAGGTCTCCCTTGTGGGATAA
- the prfA gene encoding peptide chain release factor 1 produces MWDKLETVVARIPELERLLSDPSVTANPREMQRVGRELADLRPVAAAHARYRKIEQELSDNRVLQDGETDTEMKAMVREEIDRLTSEKDRLAEEIRALLVPKDPNDEKNILIEIRAGAGGDEASAFAGELFRAYGMYADSKRWKVEILSRSETGLGGTKEVIAMIEGRGAYSRLKYESGVHRVQRVPATEAGGRIHTSTVTVAVMPEAEEVDVQIQPDDLRIDVFRSSGPGGQSVNTTDSAVRITHVPTGLVVQCQDEKSQLKNKSKALKILRSRLYDAEMAKRQSERADMRRSQVGTGDRSERIRTYNFPQNRVTDHRIGLTVHQLSAVLDGGFDSFIDALTSQAQVEALHGQGTHLPSIPANTRYVP; encoded by the coding sequence TTGTGGGATAAGCTCGAAACGGTTGTGGCGCGGATACCGGAACTGGAGCGGTTGCTGTCGGACCCGTCGGTCACGGCGAACCCGCGGGAGATGCAGCGGGTCGGGAGGGAGCTCGCCGACCTGCGCCCGGTGGCGGCGGCCCACGCACGGTACCGGAAGATCGAGCAGGAGCTCTCCGACAACCGTGTCCTCCAGGACGGCGAGACCGATACCGAGATGAAGGCGATGGTCCGCGAGGAGATCGATCGGCTGACCTCGGAAAAGGATCGTCTCGCCGAGGAGATCCGCGCCCTGCTCGTGCCGAAAGACCCCAACGACGAAAAGAACATCCTCATCGAGATCCGCGCCGGCGCCGGGGGCGACGAAGCGTCCGCCTTCGCGGGGGAGCTCTTCCGCGCCTACGGGATGTACGCCGACTCCAAGCGCTGGAAGGTAGAGATTCTCTCCCGCAGCGAGACGGGGCTGGGGGGAACGAAGGAAGTGATCGCCATGATCGAGGGGCGCGGGGCCTACAGCCGCCTGAAGTACGAAAGCGGCGTCCACCGGGTCCAGCGTGTGCCGGCGACGGAAGCGGGGGGGCGGATCCACACCTCCACGGTGACCGTGGCGGTGATGCCCGAGGCGGAAGAGGTGGACGTCCAGATCCAGCCGGACGACCTCCGGATCGACGTCTTCCGCTCCTCCGGTCCCGGAGGCCAGAGCGTCAACACCACCGACTCCGCGGTGCGCATCACGCACGTTCCCACGGGGCTCGTCGTCCAGTGCCAGGACGAGAAGTCCCAGCTGAAGAACAAGTCGAAGGCGCTGAAGATCCTCCGCTCGCGCCTCTACGACGCGGAGATGGCGAAACGCCAGTCCGAGCGGGCCGATATGCGCCGATCCCAGGTCGGAACCGGGGACCGCAGCGAACGGATCCGCACCTACAATTTTCCCCAGAACCGCGTGACCGACCACCGGATCGGGCTGACGGTGCACCAGCTCTCCGCCGTGCTCGACGGCGGATTCGACTCCTTCATCGACGCCCTGACGTCCCAGGCCCAGGTCGAGGCGCTCCATGGGCAGGGGACACACCTTCCCTCCATCCCGGCGAACACCAGGTATGTCCCCTGA
- the prmC gene encoding peptide chain release factor N(5)-glutamine methyltransferase — protein sequence MRLSELLAICRREMAGARGAAPGEAEILVSAVTGIPRSRLFLSMDDDVGDALVRLLPLIARRGGGEPLQYVLGAWDFFGREFLLSPDTLIPRPETEGLAERAVAALRRSPAARPIALDVGTGSGAIAVTLAAEVPTARVVATDISPGALRTARGNAARHGVADRVLPVCTDLLSALKCGVRFAVVVSNPPYVAEGEWPLLPPEVRNHEPPGALLAGRDGLAVLRPLVAGAAGLLSPGGELWCEIGASQGEAASALPCGSLRPLGIFPDLAGRDRYIGWENPGRER from the coding sequence TTGCGTCTCTCGGAATTACTCGCGATCTGCCGCCGGGAGATGGCGGGCGCACGGGGCGCCGCCCCCGGCGAGGCGGAGATCCTCGTTTCCGCGGTCACCGGGATCCCCCGGAGCCGACTCTTTCTTTCGATGGACGATGACGTCGGCGACGCTTTGGTGCGGCTGCTCCCTCTGATCGCGCGTCGCGGGGGCGGCGAGCCGCTGCAATACGTTCTCGGCGCCTGGGATTTCTTCGGAAGGGAGTTTTTGCTCTCCCCCGACACGCTCATCCCGCGCCCCGAGACGGAGGGGCTCGCGGAACGGGCGGTGGCCGCCCTTCGACGTTCCCCGGCGGCGCGACCCATCGCGCTCGACGTGGGGACCGGGAGCGGGGCGATCGCGGTGACCCTTGCCGCGGAGGTTCCCACCGCCCGCGTCGTGGCCACCGACATTTCGCCCGGCGCCCTGCGGACGGCGCGCGGGAACGCGGCGCGCCACGGCGTGGCGGACCGTGTCCTTCCCGTCTGCACCGACCTGCTTTCCGCCTTGAAATGCGGGGTCCGTTTTGCTGTAGTGGTCTCGAATCCTCCGTACGTCGCCGAGGGGGAGTGGCCTCTCCTGCCGCCCGAGGTGCGCAACCACGAGCCGCCGGGGGCGCTTCTTGCCGGAAGGGATGGCCTGGCGGTCCTGCGGCCCCTGGTCGCCGGCGCCGCGGGGCTCCTGTCGCCCGGCGGAGAGCTCTGGTGCGAGATCGGCGCTTCGCAGGGGGAGGCGGCGTCCGCGCTGCCATGCGGTTCCCTGAGGCCGCTGGGGATCTTTCCGGACCTCGCGGGGCGGGATCGGTACATCGGCTGGGAAAACCCTGGACGGGAGCGCTGA
- the murA gene encoding UDP-N-acetylglucosamine 1-carboxyvinyltransferase, with protein sequence MEIFVIKGGRRLSGTCRVSGAKNAVLPAMAASLLAEGPVEVVGAPRLRDIATFAKLLGILGAEVTHDSGVADGREVLRIAPGDARKAEAPYELVKTMRASVLVLGPLLARYGRARISLPGGCAIGARPIDQHLRGLELMGAKTSLSEGYIEATADRLSGAAVTFDMKTVTGTENLMMAASLAEGTTVLSNAAREPEVCDLARLLRAMGSDIEGEGTDEIVVRGVRSLHGARHEVMADRIEAATLLLAGAITGGDVTVLGADASSMNAVVEKLLRSGAEVESVPGGVRVRREGPIRSVNVKTAPYPGFPTDMQAQFMAYMCLGDGFSILSETIFENRFMHVAELRRMGARIDVSGNTAAVKGVPALSGAPLMATDLRASASLVLAGLAASGTTEVLRIYHLDRGYEALERRLSSLGADITRVKE encoded by the coding sequence CTGGAAATCTTCGTGATCAAGGGGGGCAGGCGGCTTTCGGGGACCTGCCGTGTCTCCGGAGCGAAAAACGCCGTGCTGCCGGCCATGGCGGCGTCGCTGCTCGCGGAGGGACCGGTGGAAGTCGTCGGGGCGCCGCGGCTGCGGGACATCGCCACGTTCGCGAAGCTTCTCGGGATCCTCGGAGCGGAGGTCACGCACGACAGTGGCGTCGCGGACGGGCGCGAGGTGTTGAGGATCGCGCCCGGGGACGCCCGGAAGGCCGAGGCGCCCTACGAGCTGGTGAAGACGATGCGCGCGTCGGTCCTGGTCCTCGGGCCGCTTCTCGCCCGGTACGGACGTGCCCGGATCTCCCTGCCCGGCGGATGCGCGATCGGCGCACGCCCGATCGACCAGCACCTGCGGGGGCTGGAGCTCATGGGGGCGAAAACCTCCCTCTCCGAGGGGTACATCGAGGCGACGGCGGATCGACTTTCGGGCGCCGCCGTCACGTTCGACATGAAGACCGTCACGGGGACGGAGAACCTGATGATGGCCGCCTCCCTCGCCGAGGGGACGACCGTCCTTTCGAACGCGGCGCGGGAACCCGAGGTGTGCGACCTCGCGCGGCTGCTGCGCGCCATGGGGTCCGACATCGAGGGGGAGGGCACCGACGAGATCGTGGTCCGGGGGGTCCGTTCCCTCCACGGGGCGCGCCACGAGGTGATGGCGGACCGGATCGAGGCGGCGACGCTGCTCCTGGCCGGCGCGATCACGGGCGGAGACGTGACGGTGCTGGGCGCGGACGCCTCGTCGATGAACGCCGTCGTCGAAAAACTCCTTCGATCCGGGGCCGAAGTGGAGTCCGTCCCGGGGGGGGTGCGCGTCCGCAGGGAGGGGCCGATCCGCTCCGTGAACGTCAAGACGGCCCCGTACCCCGGGTTCCCCACGGACATGCAGGCGCAGTTCATGGCCTACATGTGCCTGGGGGACGGGTTCAGCATCCTTTCCGAGACGATCTTCGAGAACCGGTTCATGCACGTGGCCGAACTGCGGCGGATGGGGGCGAGGATCGACGTTTCGGGGAACACCGCCGCGGTGAAGGGGGTCCCGGCGCTTTCCGGAGCGCCGCTGATGGCGACCGACCTTCGCGCCTCGGCTTCGCTGGTGCTGGCGGGACTGGCAGCGTCGGGGACGACCGAGGTGCTCCGGATCTACCACCTCGACCGCGGGTACGAGGCGCTGGAACGCAGGCTCTCCTCCCTGGGCGCCGACATCACCCGGGTGAAGGAATAG
- the hisD gene encoding histidinol dehydrogenase: protein MRWHRSGTAGFREALGKAEIRGSAGAEKVSPVVGEILRKVREGGDAALAEYTRRFDRFDPGKKGFAVPTSQIDAAWRRVPAALRRSLELAAERIEAFHRRQVEGGFGVSLSGATLGQRVLPVARAGVYVPGGKAAYPSTLLMNVLPARVAGVPEVVAACSAPGGIVPDVVLAAARIAGVSAVYRIGGAQAIAALAYGTESVPRVDVISGPGNAYVTEAKRQVFGAVGIDMLAGPSELVVLADRTAIPAYVAADLLSQAEHDEDAFVALVTNSRDLPPAVERELARQARSLPRRGILRASLSLAEGFLTRSLRESVEVVNRLAPEHLSIATRDPWKDFSGIRNAGTAFLGPFSPVAVGDYLAGINHTLPTGGASRFSSPLGVADFLKKINVVSYEFSALRSDAPHVVRLARKEGLAAHAEAVLMRTRGRGKRR from the coding sequence ATGCGATGGCACCGATCGGGAACGGCGGGATTCCGGGAGGCGCTTGGAAAGGCGGAGATCCGGGGTTCCGCAGGCGCCGAGAAGGTGTCCCCGGTGGTCGGGGAAATTCTCCGGAAGGTCCGGGAAGGCGGCGACGCCGCGTTGGCGGAGTACACGCGACGGTTCGACCGGTTCGACCCCGGGAAGAAGGGGTTCGCCGTTCCGACGTCGCAGATCGACGCGGCATGGCGGCGCGTTCCGGCGGCGTTGCGTCGATCCCTCGAGCTGGCTGCGGAGCGGATCGAGGCGTTTCACCGGCGCCAGGTCGAAGGAGGGTTCGGGGTCTCCCTCTCCGGGGCCACCCTCGGGCAGCGGGTCCTGCCGGTCGCCCGCGCGGGCGTGTATGTGCCGGGGGGGAAGGCGGCGTATCCGTCGACCCTGTTGATGAACGTCCTCCCTGCCCGCGTGGCGGGGGTCCCCGAGGTTGTCGCGGCGTGCTCCGCTCCCGGCGGCATCGTCCCGGATGTCGTCCTGGCGGCCGCCCGGATCGCCGGCGTTTCCGCGGTGTACCGCATCGGCGGCGCCCAGGCGATCGCCGCGCTCGCCTACGGGACGGAATCCGTCCCGCGCGTCGACGTGATCTCGGGTCCCGGGAACGCCTACGTCACCGAAGCCAAGCGCCAGGTTTTCGGCGCCGTCGGGATCGACATGCTCGCGGGGCCGAGCGAGCTGGTGGTGCTCGCGGACCGGACCGCGATTCCCGCCTACGTCGCGGCGGATCTTCTCTCACAGGCGGAGCACGACGAGGATGCCTTCGTTGCGCTGGTGACGAATTCGCGCGATCTGCCCCCGGCGGTGGAACGCGAACTGGCACGGCAGGCGCGCTCTCTTCCACGCCGCGGGATCCTGCGGGCGTCCCTTTCCCTCGCCGAGGGATTTCTGACGCGTTCCCTCCGGGAGTCGGTCGAAGTCGTCAACCGGCTCGCGCCGGAGCACCTGAGCATCGCGACCCGGGACCCGTGGAAGGACTTTTCGGGGATTCGCAACGCGGGCACGGCGTTTCTCGGCCCCTTCAGCCCGGTGGCCGTAGGCGACTATCTCGCCGGGATCAACCACACCCTTCCGACCGGCGGGGCGTCCCGTTTTTCCTCTCCCCTCGGAGTTGCCGATTTCCTCAAGAAAATTAACGTGGTATCATACGAATTTTCCGCGCTCCGGTCCGATGCACCGCATGTGGTGCGGCTTGCCCGGAAGGAGGGGCTGGCCGCGCACGCGGAGGCGGTCCTGATGCGCACCCGTGGAAGGGGGAAGCGGCGATGA
- the hisB gene encoding imidazoleglycerol-phosphate dehydratase HisB, producing MIREGQVERTTKETRIKLSLRLSGDGSGKIGTGVPFLDHMLTLFSRHGLFDLTITAKGDVEVDFHHLVEDVGICLGEAFRRALGDMKGIRRYGHAVVPMIEALAAVTVDVSARPHLVYNSPLGNEKVGTFDVELVEEFLRAFAQSSGVCLHVNITYGSNAHHTVEAVFKALGRALSAAVEIDPRVQGVPSTKGILG from the coding sequence ATGATCCGGGAAGGCCAGGTCGAGCGAACCACGAAGGAAACCCGGATCAAGCTCTCCCTGCGGCTTTCGGGGGACGGATCGGGAAAGATCGGCACGGGGGTTCCCTTCCTCGACCACATGCTGACGCTGTTTTCGCGTCACGGGCTGTTCGACCTGACGATCACGGCGAAGGGGGACGTCGAGGTCGACTTCCACCACCTGGTGGAGGACGTAGGGATCTGCCTCGGGGAGGCGTTCCGCCGGGCTCTTGGGGACATGAAGGGGATCCGCCGGTACGGGCACGCGGTCGTGCCGATGATCGAGGCGCTGGCGGCGGTGACGGTGGACGTCTCCGCGCGGCCGCACCTGGTCTACAACTCCCCCCTCGGGAACGAGAAGGTGGGAACGTTCGACGTCGAGCTCGTGGAGGAGTTCCTGCGGGCGTTCGCCCAGTCGTCCGGCGTCTGCCTGCACGTGAACATCACGTACGGCTCCAACGCGCACCACACCGTCGAGGCGGTGTTCAAGGCGCTCGGCCGCGCCTTGTCGGCGGCAGTGGAAATCGATCCGCGCGTCCAGGGCGTTCCCTCCACGAAGGGCATTCTCGGGTGA
- the hisH gene encoding imidazole glycerol phosphate synthase subunit HisH — MTRGSAIGVVDYGMGNLRSVSKALESLGFPTLVSGDPEALSPCRGIVFPGVGAFRDCMGNVVRQGLLPFLREYLASDRPFLGICVGMQLLFSGSEEFGRHEGIDFFRGNVVRFPGDMPARDGGVLKVPHMGWNAVEVIGDPPAFRGIPSGTYFYFVHSYFAAPKVPGDVVCRSTYGVPFAAAVSRGNRLAVQFHPEKSQAAGLRLLGNFGRLCAEAA, encoded by the coding sequence ATGACGCGGGGATCCGCCATCGGCGTGGTGGACTACGGGATGGGGAACCTGCGGAGCGTGAGCAAGGCCCTCGAATCCCTCGGTTTCCCGACCCTGGTCAGCGGAGATCCGGAGGCGCTTTCCCCTTGTCGCGGGATCGTTTTTCCCGGCGTGGGGGCGTTCCGCGACTGCATGGGGAACGTTGTCCGCCAGGGGCTGCTGCCGTTCCTTCGGGAATACCTTGCCTCGGACCGGCCGTTCCTCGGCATCTGCGTGGGGATGCAGCTCCTCTTCTCCGGGAGCGAGGAGTTCGGTCGCCATGAGGGGATCGACTTTTTCCGGGGGAATGTGGTCCGGTTCCCCGGCGACATGCCGGCCCGGGACGGGGGAGTGCTCAAGGTGCCACACATGGGGTGGAACGCGGTGGAGGTGATCGGCGATCCTCCGGCTTTCCGCGGAATCCCCTCCGGGACGTACTTCTACTTCGTGCACTCGTATTTCGCCGCACCGAAGGTCCCCGGGGACGTGGTGTGCCGTTCCACGTACGGGGTGCCGTTCGCCGCCGCCGTGAGCCGGGGGAACCGCCTTGCCGTACAGTTCCACCCGGAGAAGAGCCAAGCCGCGGGGCTGCGGCTCCTCGGGAACTTCGGCCGCCTTTGCGCGGAAGCCGCATAG
- the hisA gene encoding 1-(5-phosphoribosyl)-5-[(5-phosphoribosylamino)methylideneamino]imidazole-4-carboxamide isomerase, translated as MPFQVIPAIDIQGGKAVRLRQGRAEDATVFSDSPLEVARRFVAAGASSIHVVDLDGAFLGKPVNAEIICRIASGAGVPVQVGGGVRNYDSASRYFAAGVSRVILGTSIVRSPEEVTRITRAYPGKVAAGIDARDGRVAIRGWVEVTGVIAVDLARQIEEGGVSCFIYTDIARDGMMVGPNFDAIRDFANGVSTPVIASGGVTTLDDLRRLKAMEGEGVTGAIIGRALYDGSIDLAEALKTERE; from the coding sequence GTGCCGTTCCAGGTCATTCCGGCGATCGACATCCAGGGGGGGAAGGCGGTCCGGTTGCGCCAGGGACGCGCCGAGGACGCCACGGTCTTCTCGGACTCGCCGCTGGAAGTGGCCCGACGGTTCGTCGCCGCGGGGGCGTCCAGCATCCACGTGGTGGACCTGGACGGGGCGTTTCTCGGAAAACCGGTGAACGCGGAGATCATCTGCCGCATCGCCTCCGGGGCGGGCGTGCCGGTCCAGGTGGGAGGCGGCGTGCGGAATTACGATTCGGCGTCCCGGTACTTCGCCGCGGGCGTGTCCCGGGTGATCCTGGGGACTTCGATCGTGCGCAGCCCCGAAGAGGTAACCCGGATCACCCGCGCCTACCCGGGGAAGGTGGCCGCGGGGATCGACGCGCGCGACGGCCGCGTGGCGATCCGCGGATGGGTGGAGGTGACCGGCGTCATCGCGGTGGATCTCGCGCGCCAGATCGAGGAGGGCGGCGTCTCCTGCTTCATCTACACCGACATCGCGCGCGACGGAATGATGGTGGGTCCGAACTTCGACGCCATCCGCGATTTCGCGAACGGCGTCTCCACCCCGGTGATCGCCTCCGGAGGCGTGACCACCCTCGACGACCTCCGCAGGCTCAAGGCGATGGAGGGCGAAGGGGTGACCGGCGCGATCATCGGCCGCGCCCTGTACGACGGCTCGATCGATCTGGCCGAGGCGCTGAAGACGGAGCGGGAGTAG
- the hisF gene encoding imidazole glycerol phosphate synthase subunit HisF, whose protein sequence is MLAKRIIPCLDVKDGRVVKGVRFVDLRDAGDPVEIARRYDREEADELVFLDITASHEKRDILIDVVRKTAEQVFMPLTVGGGIRTIEDIRSLLLAGADKVSINTAAVADPDFVRRAAERFGSQCTVVAIDARTVPGRSGEWEVYTHGGRTPTGLDAVAWARRMDACGSGEILLTSMDRDGTRDGYDIPLTRAIADAVRIPVIASGGVGSLAHLLEGVTAGGADAVLAASIFHYGEHTVGEAKEYLRRHGVPVRPAAARRPGGGR, encoded by the coding sequence ATGCTGGCCAAGCGGATCATCCCTTGCCTGGACGTGAAGGACGGCCGTGTCGTCAAGGGCGTCCGGTTCGTGGACCTGCGGGACGCCGGGGATCCGGTGGAGATCGCGCGGCGGTACGACCGCGAAGAGGCGGACGAGCTCGTCTTTCTCGATATCACGGCGTCGCACGAGAAGAGGGACATCCTGATCGACGTCGTGCGGAAGACGGCGGAGCAGGTCTTCATGCCGCTCACCGTGGGCGGCGGGATCCGCACGATCGAGGACATCCGGAGCCTGCTGCTCGCGGGGGCCGACAAGGTGTCGATCAACACGGCCGCCGTCGCCGATCCCGACTTCGTCCGCCGCGCGGCCGAGCGGTTCGGGAGCCAGTGCACGGTGGTTGCGATCGACGCCCGCACGGTGCCGGGCCGGTCCGGGGAGTGGGAGGTGTACACCCACGGGGGGCGCACCCCCACGGGCCTCGACGCGGTGGCGTGGGCCCGGCGGATGGATGCGTGCGGCTCCGGAGAGATCCTGCTGACCAGCATGGACCGCGACGGAACCCGGGACGGCTACGACATCCCGTTGACGCGCGCGATCGCCGACGCTGTTCGCATCCCCGTGATCGCCTCGGGCGGGGTGGGGAGCCTCGCGCATCTGCTGGAAGGGGTGACGGCGGGGGGGGCGGACGCGGTGCTCGCGGCCTCCATCTTCCACTACGGGGAGCACACCGTGGGGGAGGCGAAGGAGTATCTCCGGCGCCACGGCGTACCCGTGCGGCCGGCCGCGGCGAGACGCCCAGGGGGGGGACGATGA